The DNA window CCCTGCTGCTTCCGGACTGAAACTCTCGTGGGCACAGAACGGCGACGCCTCCGAAGTTATCTTTACGGATCAGAATGTGGTAGGCGAGCACTAAGACCTAAACCCCTTGCCAACGAGAACGCAGACGCACATTCGGCTGCGTTCTCATCTTTGTCCTCTTGTCTAAAGCGAGCTTATTTGTCTTGGGGGTGGGGTGTGAATCACTGTCATCCCGAATATTCATCAACCATTACAAACCAATGAAAACATCAAAACAGCTCATTCTCAGCCTCGCTATCTTCGGAGGCCTTGTAGTTCTCGGAGGTTGTTCACAGCCTTCATCTCCAAATTCTGGGGGGGGGGATAATCGCTGTCGCCCATGACAACGATCATTCTCAAGTCCTCCATAAAGGGAAGAACTCAACACTTTCCGTTAACGATTACGTCACAAACTATACGACCGAAAGCGCGGTGATTCGGGTGTACTCCGGTTCATCCACCTACGATGACATTTCTGTAAGCGGCCAAGGTCAATTCACCTATAGTATAACAAACACTGCTACTACCGTCTATGTTAACGGGACAGCGGTGCCGTATAATACTCGGACGAATGTCACGCTTCCGAACTCCCATGTGATCAGTATTACATGGTATAACGATGGTACTAACGCCATAACCCTCATGGACGAAAGCGTGGTCTGAGTCACCCGTTTGGTCGAAACACAAGGCACATCAAGCGACCTACTTGATGTGCCTACTTATTCCGTCATCCTCTACAGCGACCCCACCATTTTCTCCGGTCGCACCCACTCGTCGAATTGTTCGCTCGTCAAGAGGCCGAGATCGATCGCGGCCTGGCGAAGCGTTGAATTCTCTTTGTGCGCTTTCTTTGCGATCTTCGCCGCGTTCTCGTAGCCGATGTGCGTATTGAGCGCCGTGACGAGCATGAGCGAATTCTCGAGGTTCTCTTTGATCGCCGGCATGTTCGGCTCGATACCGACCGCACAGTGTTCGTTGAACGACAGACACGCATCTGCGATCAGTCGAGCCGAAGTCAGCACATTAAAGATGATCACCGGCTTGAAGACGTTCAGCTCGAAATGGCCCGTCATACCGCCGACCGAGACCGCAACGTCGTTGCCGATCACCTGTGCGCAGACCATCGTCATGGCTTCCGACTGCGTCGGGTTCACCTTGCCCGGCATGATGGACGAACCCGGTTCGTTTTCCGGGATCAGGATCTCCCCGATGCCACAGCGCGGGCCCGACGCAAGCAAGCGAATGTCATTGGCGATCTTCATCAGGCTCACGGCCGTCGTCTTGAGCGCACCGCTGAGTTCGACCATCGCATCGTGCGCCGCGAGCGATTCGAACTTGTTCTCGGCCGACACGAACGGCAAGCCGGTCAACCCTGCAATCTTCTTTGCGACAAGATCGGCGTACCCCTTCGGCGTATTAAGCCCGGTCCCGACGGCCGAGCCGCCGAGCGCCAACTCTGCGACATGCGGCAAGGTATGTTCGATCGTGCGCATGGCATGATCGAGCTGCGAGACATAGCCTGAAAACTCCTGGCCAAGCGTGAGCGGCGTTGCGTCCATCAAATGTGTACGGCCGATCTTCACGACGTCCATATACTGCTTCGCCTTGGCATCGAGCGTATCGCGAAGCGTCTTGATCGCTGGCAGCACGTCGTGCTTGACGATGGTGTATGCCGCGATGCTCATTGCCGTCGGGAAGGTATCGTTCGACGACTGCGACTTGTTGACGTCGTCGTTCGGATGGATCTTCTTCTTCTCGTCGAGCAGTGTACCGCCGAGGAGGACATGCGCGCGGTTCGCGACCACTTCGTTCACATTCATGTTCGACTGTGTGCCCGAACCAGTCTGCCACACGACGAGCGGAAACTCGGCGTCGAGCGCCCCGCTCGAAATTTCGTCGCAGACCTTGCAGATGATATCGCATTTATCGGTCGGGAGTACGCCAAGCTCG is part of the Bacteroidota bacterium genome and encodes:
- the fumC gene encoding class II fumarate hydratase, whose translation is MEFRIEKDTMGPVNVPAEHYWGAQTERSRNNFKIGGHRMPTEIIRAFAILKKAAAMANNELGVLPTDKCDIICKVCDEISSGALDAEFPLVVWQTGSGTQSNMNVNEVVANRAHVLLGGTLLDEKKKIHPNDDVNKSQSSNDTFPTAMSIAAYTIVKHDVLPAIKTLRDTLDAKAKQYMDVVKIGRTHLMDATPLTLGQEFSGYVSQLDHAMRTIEHTLPHVAELALGGSAVGTGLNTPKGYADLVAKKIAGLTGLPFVSAENKFESLAAHDAMVELSGALKTTAVSLMKIANDIRLLASGPRCGIGEILIPENEPGSSIMPGKVNPTQSEAMTMVCAQVIGNDVAVSVGGMTGHFELNVFKPVIIFNVLTSARLIADACLSFNEHCAVGIEPNMPAIKENLENSLMLVTALNTHIGYENAAKIAKKAHKENSTLRQAAIDLGLLTSEQFDEWVRPEKMVGSL